Proteins from a genomic interval of Gadus morhua chromosome 21, gadMor3.0, whole genome shotgun sequence:
- the LOC115534900 gene encoding probable G-protein coupled receptor 132, whose product MQAEATTAGNATTAGNATTAGNATACDPPYDLARVPMVVLYSVVFVVGFPANLLTLWFTWRQVRRNNVLGVYLCSLSVCDLIYLSTLPLWALYIDGCHKWAWGSRACHVTGFVFYTNMYISILLLCCVSCDRYVAVRYALESRGLRRPRVAAGITAAIVVMVMAAHVPVFLMREGDTDHKLDMRCFEPDHTPSQYVTAFNYARFFLGFVVPLALLTASNYGVLRAVRASHSLQLGQKRRVRWLAVAVVTLFLVGFAPYHLVLLVRAAFSHYPEHHELHLAFSRWIYAPYYVSLGFSTLNSACNPLLYVLSSGDAREELSLALRGQSEVTMGTAWGCNGEVTTRSILYRSVSRTQCDVGSGTRGESVQ is encoded by the coding sequence ATGCAGGCGGAGGCGACCACCGCTGGGAACGCGACCACCGCCGGGAACGCGACCACCGCCGGGAACGCGACGGCCTGCGATCCGCCGTACGACCTGGCCCGTGTCCCCATGGTAGTCCTCTACAGCGTCGTCTTCGTCGTGGGCTTCCCCGCCAACCTCCTCACCTTGTGGTTCACCTGGAGGCAGGTGCGGCGCAATAACGTGCTGGGGGTCTACCTGTGCAGCCTGTCTGTGTGCGACCTGATCTACCTGTCGACGCTGCCCCTGTGGGCGCTCTACATCGACGGCTGCCACAAGTGGGCCTGGGGCTCCCGCGCCTGCCATGTCACCGGCTTTGTCTTCTACACCAACATGTACATCAGCATCCTGCTGCTGTGCTGCGTCTCGTGCGACCGCTACGTGGCCGTGCGCTACGCCCTGGAGTCGCGTGGCCTGCGGCGCCCACGCGTTGCCGCGGGCATCACGGCGGCCAtcgtggtgatggtgatggcggCGCACGTGCCCGTCTTCTTGATGCGCGAGGGCGACACGGATCACAAGCTAGATATGAGGTGCTTCGAGCCGGATCACACCCCCAGCCAATACGTCACGGCCTTCAACTACGCGCGCTTCTTCCTGGGCTTCGTGGTGCCGCTGGCGCTGCTGACCGCCTCAAACTACGGCGTCCTGCGCGCGGTGCGCGCCAGCCACTCGCTGCAGCTCGGCCAGAAGAGGCGTGTGCGCTGGCTGGCGGTCGCCGTGGTGACGCTGTTCCTGGTGGGCTTCGCGCCGTACCACCTGGTCCTGCTGGTGCGCGCCGCCTTCTCCCACTACCCTGAGCACCATGAGCTTCATTTAGCTTTCTCCAGGTGGATCTACGCGCCGTACTACGTGTCTCTGGGCTTCTCCACCCTCAACAGCGCCTGCAACCCCCTCCTCTACGTGCTGTCCAGCGGGGACGCGCGCGAGGAGCTGTCCCTTGCGCTGCGGGGTCAGAGCGAGGTCACAATGGGGACAGCCTGGGGGTGTAATGGAGAGGTGACAACACGTTCGATACTATATAGAAGTGTTTCGAGGACTCAGTGCGACGTCGGCTCGGGAACGAGGGGGGAGAGCgttcagtag
- the LOC115534880 gene encoding serine/threonine-protein kinase MRCK beta-like, with translation MLPYLVMDYYVGGDLLNLLSKFEDRLPEDMARFYVAEMVLAVHSIHQHNYVCWSQQSGAGRSGSLLVLADSEVEKRRWVGVLESLQNILSKNRLKNRQVHFLQEAYDSSLPAIKTTLSAAIIDRERIALGTEDGLYVVEITRDVIVRASDSKKVYQIDLIPKEKMVALLCGRTRQVHLQPWAVLDGVEGSFDIKLTETKGCQALCTGVLRPGGPACLLAAVKRQVMCYEITRVKPHFRKLWEVQAPGLAQWLGMVRERLCMGYPSGFALLALQGESSPVSLVSPSDPSLAFLAHQPLDALHALEVGSSELLLCFSQLGIYVDPQGRRSRSLELMWPATPLACSSNSLYLSVYSEYGVDVFDIHTAEWVQTISLRKIRPLNIEGTLNLLGSEQPRLIYFNNSSSEGELAIPETSDNSKKLMVRTRSKRKFLFKVPEEERLQQRREMLRDPELRSRMISNPTNFNHVAHMGPGDGMQVLMDLPLGIPSQDEVVKEKPRPLSSISRQQRSKSHISRTASGAEFGGSGSRSLGEPDQDLDREPDSDSTKHSTPSNSSNPSSPSSPNSSHRSQLTLDGLEAALDPALDA, from the exons ATGTTGCCC tATCTGGTGATGGACTACTACGTGGGCGGCGACCTTTTGAACCTGCTGAGTAAGTTTGAGGACCGTCTGCCGGAGGATATGGCTCGGTTCTACGTGGCCGAGATGGTCCTGGCCGTTCACTCCATCCACCAGCACAACTAC GTGTGCTGGTCCCAGCAGAGTGGGGCGGGCCGGTCGGGGTCTCTGCTGGTGCTGGCCGACAGCGAGGTCgagaagaggaggtgggtgggggttctGGAGAGTCTGCAGAACATCCTGTCCAAGAACCGTCTGAAGAACCGCCAGGTCCACTTCCTGCAGGAGGCCTACGACTCCTCGCTGCCCGCCATCAAGACCACGCTGTCCGCCGCCATCATAG ACCGGGAGCGTATCGCCTTGGGAACGGAGGATGGCCTGTATGTGGTGGAGATCACCAGAGATG TGATCGTGCGCGCCTCGGACTCCAAGAAGGTGTACCAGATCGACCTGATCCCCAAGGAGAAGATGGTGGCTCTGCTGTGCGGGCGGACCCGCCAGGTGCACCTCCAGCCCTGGGCCGTGCTGGACGGCGTGGAGGGCTCCTTCGACATCAAGCTGACCGAGACCAAGGGCTGCCAGGCCCTCTGCACGGGGGTGCTCCGGCCCGGGGGGCCCGCCTGCCTTCTGGCCGCCGTCAAACGCCAG GTGATGTGCTACGAGATCACGCGGGTCAAGCCCCACTTCCGCAAGCTGTGGGAGGTGCAGGCGCCGGGCCTGGCCCAGTGGCTGGGCATGGTGCGGGAGCGCCTGTGCATGGGCTACCCCTCGGGCTTCGCCCTGCTGGCCCTGCAGGGCGAGTCGTCCCCGGTCAGCCTGGTCAGCCCCTCGGACCCCTCGCTGGCCTTCCTGGCCCACCAGCCGCTGGACGCACTGCACGCCCTGGAGGTGGGCTCCAGCGAGCTGCTGCTGTGCTTCAGCCAGCTGGGCATCTACGTGGAcccccagggccggcgctcCCGCAGCCTGGAGCTCATGTGGCCCGCCACCCCCCTGGCCTGCA gctCTAACTCGCTCTACCTGAGTGTGTACAGTGAGTATGGGGTGGACGTGTTCGATATCCACACTGCTGAATGGGTGCAGACCATCTCCCTCAGAAAG atCCGGCCTCTGAACATCGAGGGGACATTGAACCTGCTGGGTTCTGAACAGCCACGGCTCATCTACTTTAACAACAGCAGCTCAG AAGGAGAGCTGGCCATCCCAGAGACGTCGGACAACAGTAAGAAGCTGATGGTTCGAACCCGCAGCAAACGCAAGTTCCTCTTCAAGGTCCCTGAGGAGGAGCGACTTCAgcagaggag GGAGATGCTGCGGGACCCAGAGCTGCGGTCCAGGATGATCTCCAACCCCACCAACTTCAACCACGTGGCCCACATGGGGCCAGGGGACGGCATGCAGGTCCTCATGGACCTCCCCCTG ggcatTCCCTCTCAGGATGAGGTTGTTAAGGAGAAGCCTCGCCCCCTCTCCAGTATCTCCCGGCAACAGAGGAGCAAATCACACATCAGCCGCACCGCTTCAG GGGCAGAGTTTGGAGGCTCTGGGTCCAGAAGCCTTGGAGAGCCGGACCAAGACCTGGACCGAGAG CCGGACTCCGACTCCACCAAACACTCCACTCCGTCTAACAGCTCCAACCCCAGCAGCCCCTCCAGCCCTAACTCCTCCCACCGCAGTCAGCTGACCCTGGACGGCCTTGAGGCCGCCCTCGACCCCGCCCTCGACGCCTGA
- the LOC115534038 gene encoding serine/threonine-protein kinase MRCK beta-like — MRLHRDDFEMLKVIGRGAFGEVAVVKMKETERVYAMKILNKWEMLKRAETACFRDERNVLVNGDSQWITALHYAFQDDNYLVSTQILLLVLL, encoded by the exons ATGCGGCTCCACCGTGACGACTTTGAGATGCTCAAGGTGATTGGTCGAGGAGCTTTCGGAGAG GTTGCCGTGGTGAAGATGAAGGAGACTGAGAGGGTCTACGCCATGAAGATCCTCAACAAATGGGAGATGCTGAAGAGAGCCGAG ACGGCTTGTTTCCGAGACGAGCGTAACGTTCTGGTCAACGGAGACAGCCAATGGATCACGGCACTTCACTACGCATTCCAGGACGACAACTACCTGGTCAGTACACAGATACTACTATTAGTACTACTGTAA